The sequence GTCCACGATGAAGCCCTTGACCCCGACCTCTCCACTCAGGTTGGCCAGGAACTGTCGGGCCACGGCGAGCCCGAGGGCGAATTTCTGGCGCTCGCCGACGTAAAGATCCTCCCCTCGAGGGTAATCATTGGCGTCGATCGAGAGGAACTGGGCGAGCCCTTTCAGCGTGGTCCGGGAATCGAGCGCATACCGGCAGAAGAGGTCCGCCACCCATTCGTCCCCGTGGCTGTTCGCCTCCTCCTTCAGAATGCCGCCCGACGGCTCGTCGAAGCGGCTTTTGGCCCTCTGGATGCTTCTCAGACTGACGGAGGTCTCCCAGGGACCGGCCGAATAGTCCAAGCCCACGCCGATCATCATGAAGTCCCCCTCCTCATAAAAGGCCGCATCCCGCACCGTGTCCTGGCCGTAATCGGCGTACTGGGCGAACAGCCGCGCTTGCCAGGCGGATGTCAGCAGATAGTGGACCTCCGCCGACAGGGTGAAGATGTTTCCCGGGTCGTAGTCCTCGACCTCCTCGCTGTAGTCGTAGCTTCCGCGCCACACGTATCCAGCCCCCAGGCCGGCCGCCCAACGCTCCCATTCCCTGCCGAGGACGAGCGTCGGGTTGATGTTGAAACCCTCGCCGAGCTGGGTGATGGAAACGAGATCGGGGTCCAGATACAGCAGCAGATCATCGGCGCTCAGCCGGGTCTCGCCCGTGGGAAGGTTCAGATCGAGCCCGATCAGGATATCGACCGGGAAGCGGCCGATGATCTCGTAGGAGGCATTGATCTTGGTGTCGGCGAAATTCGAGACGGACACGTCATCCCTGCCTTCGGGAGATGTCTCGGTGTACATGACGGCGCTGAGCACCCGCAGGGAAAACGCATCGTAGCGGCCGGCAACCTCGATGGGCGTGTGGAACTGAAAACCGCTCTCATCCGCATCGCTCCGCCACAGGTCGAAGTGAAAGCCGGTGTGAAGGGTGTATTCGAACTCCGCCGCAGAGGCCGGTCCGATGATGCACCATACGCTGACCAGGCACAGGATCCCGATGACGATCTTTAGGGCTTTCATGGCAGATTTCTTCCTCCTGAATAGCCTTGGGTTGCGACCTGCAATGATCGTTTCCTCTGACTCCGCTTGCTCTCAGAGGCTGTTTCCCTGGTGGAGACGGGTTTCCCCCCTTTCGGGGAGATCTTTCCTCAGCCCTCGCGTCAAGGCTGAAAGCGCTCAGGCGGCGGCGGCGGCTCGGGCAGCGGTTGGGGCAGCTGGTCCAGATCCTGGGGTGTCCGCTCGCGCCGGATCACCTCGTCGGGTGAGAGACGGTCGGTCAGAGAGGTCCGGTCGCGCAGCGAACGGAGGAAGGCCCCGCTCCGCCGCTTCGGCGGGATGAGCCCGAGCGACCTCAACTCTTCGAGCGCCTCGGCCGCCGTACCGAAGCCGGGGTCGGCTTCCAGGGCCTTTTCATATAGCTCGGCGGCCTTGGGATAGAGCCCGCGGTCGCTGGCATCGATCCCTTCGGCGAACCTCAGGAAGGCCTCGAGGCTGATAGTCAGGGGCCGCCGCAGCGCCTCCTCTTCTTCGGTCGACGGTTCGATCTTCAGGAGGGCCAGGATCCCGAAGAGGATCTCCTTTTCCATACGAAACAACTCGGCCAACGGTCCCTGCGCGGCGGGCTGCCCCAGGATTTGGCTGTCCGGGACTTCCAGGACGTCGGCCCGGATGTCGATGACAGGGGCACGGTCGGCTGTCATGCCCCCACCGGCAAGCCAGCGGGCCCGGAGAAGCCTGCCCACCCTCGGCGCCGTCCCGGTCTCCACCAATCCTGAAACCCCGAGTCCCAGCTCCTCCACCAGGGCCTGCATGCGCACGCGTTCGACGACGCGGAGCGATGAGACCTGCGTCAAGTCGGTGATCAGCATGACAGCCAACCCCTTCTGGAGCGGATCGAGTTCCGCCGCCCCGGTCCGGTTGGCGAAGTTGAGCACCGCGATCGTGTCCGAGGCGGCAGCCGATGCCGCCAGGGCCTTTTCCTGCTGCAGGGCCTCTCTGGCCCACAGCCGCTCCTCTTCCGTGATGACGTGTCCGGCCCATGCCGGTGATACGGTCATCAGCAGGATCAGGACGCATCCTGCCAGCGCTTTTCTGCTGCATTTATGCATGTGGGGACCTCACCGTTTTTTGTCTGGATTTATTGGTCTGTGCACTTGATTTCAACTTCCATACGGAAGGGACTTTTCAAGCCTGTCTGCGCCTCATCCGCCCGGTTGCTCGTGGGGCGGCTTGCAGGTCTTCTCGGTAAAACAGTTTGATCCTATGAGCATCTCCCAAGCATCTTCCTTTCCGGATTGCAGAAGACGCCATTGCCGGCTCCTCCTGTCCGGATGATGGATCCGGTCAGGGGCGGCGCCGTGTTTTCCCCAGGCCTTCGGGCGGCAGGGGCGGCGGAGGACCGTCATAGGTGCCCATTCCCGCTTCTGTGGTCTTCGAGCCGTTCGAAAGTGCCGCAGGTTCCGGCGGTATCAGGAGTTCCACATCCTCGGGGGTCAGGTTTTCGATCCAGTAACCCCGTCCCATCCGCAGCCCCGAAGCGATGGCATACTGCCCCGTTGCGCTGTCGTATTCCAGGATCACCCGGCTCGTCAACGTGTTTTCCTCGGCGGTGACAGGGATGAGCGACTCTTCTGTCCCGTCGCTGACCAGGATCCGGTCGTTCCAGCCGACATCGAAGAAGAAAGGGCCGGCGAGCTGGTTCCAGCCCGGGTGCAGAAGGACCCTGCAGGGCCGGCGGATGGAGGCCGGTGTGCCGGTGATATCCAGCGTGGCCGGGTCGCGGGCAATCGCCCAGTAACCGCGTCCCGGAACGCAGGCCTGCTCGGCCCCCCACCCCGGGCCGACGATTTCGATGTTTTTACCGGTCTCAGGATCCCAGCGGAAAAGCCTGAAGCGCTTAATATCGTATGGCCCGAGCTGTGCCGTGATCTGATGCAGGAGATCCGGGTCCGCCTCGACCGGAAAGCCGACCTCCGAGTAGGCACCGGAGGGCAGGGTCAGCCTGAAGGTCCTCGGGCTTCGGTCATCCACGGTGATGGTCACCGTATCCGAAGAGGCCAGAGCGGAGGCGTCGCGGACCTCCAGTTCGAAATCGAGCCTGGCCCCTTCAAGAGGCACCATCGGGGCGGTGAAGGTCGCTATGGCGGTTTCCGCTCCGGACAGGCTCACAGGGGTGCCACCCGTCTGCCGCCACCTGAAGGCCGCGATGGGATAGAAAGGATCGGACGGGCGTGAGAGCGATCCATCCAGGGTAACCCTGGTTCCTTCGTCGACAAACTGATCGGGTCCGGCCTCAGCGACGGGCGGCAACGGCAGGTCTGTCACCCGCACCAGGGCCATGTCGGCACCCTGAAGACCAGCCGAGTCGGTCACCACCAGGAGGAAGGCCAGCAAACGGCCCAGGGCGCCTCCCAGGGGCGCCGTAAAGGACGCCACGGCGGATTCTGCGCCGCTCAGGGCCACAGGCAGGCCCCCCACCTGAATCCACTGGTAGGACACAATGGGGGCGGCCGGGTCCCACGGCGCGGAGGCGCTTCCGTCCAGGGTGACCAATGAGCCTTCTTCCGCGCTTTGGTCAGGTCCGGCCGCGGCGGTGGGCGGCTTGCGCGCGGAGATGACCCGGTATGCCTGCACCGGGACGTCGTCCTGGACGGTTTCATAGGCTGCCAGGACGCTCACGTCCAGGGGGTTGTAGGCCAGGGCAGGCCGGGTATCGCGGCCGCCGGTCGCTGCGACGGCGATCTCGAGACCGTCCGCCGCGCCCTCGGCATCCAGGAACCGGCCGTAGACATCCCAACCGGTGAGCTCCCCCCCGCGGTCGTCCTGCCAGGCGGTCAGGAAGCGCCGCCCGGTTTCGAGGAAAACCACCGCCGGATCGAAGGCCTCAGCGGCCGTGTCGGAGATCGGAAAATCGTCCCCGATCAAATCGCCTTCAGAGCCGACCAAACGCCCGAAGATGTCGGCACCCCGTGCCTCGGCATTGCGTCCGTCCGTCCACACCGCCAGATAACGGCCGCCCAGCCGGTCGAAGGCCACGGCGGGCAGGGTCTGGTCGGCATCGGCCGCTGTGAGGATCCGTTCATCTCCGATCAGTGCCCCGCCGGCCTCGACAAGACGACCGTGGATATCCCAGCCGGTCGAGTCCGCGTTCAGGTCATCCTGCCATATGACGAGGCTGCGGCCGCTGGCGGGGTCGCAGGCGACGGCCGGAAAGGCCTGTAGGCGTACCTCCTCGTTGGACGGTGTCAGCAGAAAGGCCTCCTCCTGAACCAAGGTCCCGTTCGCATCCACTTCGCGGGCCGCAATCGCCTGATTGCAGATCTGGGTGGGACCGAGGCTGTAGCAGGCCCGAGTCTGCCAGACGACGAGGCATAGGCCGTCGCTGCAGGCAACCTGCGGGGCCATTTCACCCTGACTGACGTATCCTGTGATGGGGATCCTCCCTTCGAGGGGCAGGCCGTCCGGGGCAACCAGCCGTCCAAGGACCCGCCAGTACCGTATATTGGTATCCGGGAGGAAAGCGGATTCGCTCCAGACCGCCAGGAAATGCCCGTTCTCGCTGATGCGGTCGACGGCCGGGAACTGCCGCATCACCGCGCCGTCCATTCCAGAGAGGCGGACTGGATCTCCGGCCGGCTCTCCGGCAGCGTCCCGGAGCTCCCCGTAAATGCTCGACGTGGCATTGAAGACGTCTGCAAATACCGATAGGTAGCTGTTGTTGACGGGGTCATGGGCCACCGCCGGCTGGTAGGCGTCTGGGGCGGCTGCCACGCCTGGCGGCAGCAACAAGGCCACCCAACATCCCAGTGCGCAAAGCAGTGTCTTTTTCATGGCATCCTCATCGTTCATCCTTCTAAGGGTCTCATGGTGATCGGATCAGTGAACGGTTTGTGTTTCAGGTCTCGAAACGTGTCTGCGCCTGGCACCTTCTTGATGAATTTGAAACAGGCTGTTCCGTGGGCGAGGGCGCCTGAAGATTACCTTCCCGACGGAGTCAGAAGTCCATGACGAATACCTTGGCCGATTCCCCGGCACCGTAGGGACCGAACAGGATGGAATCGGCTGTCCCCTGCACCTTGAAAAAATAGGACGCCTCGGAATCGAGGCGGTTCTGCACGGCCCAGGCCAGGTAGGACCTTTCCCGAAGCGCCAGCTGCATCCCTTTGACCGGGTAGGACAGAACCGATCGCTCGGGGAGGCTCCCCCTCGG is a genomic window of Desulfatiglans anilini DSM 4660 containing:
- a CDS encoding transporter, with product MKALKIVIGILCLVSVWCIIGPASAAEFEYTLHTGFHFDLWRSDADESGFQFHTPIEVAGRYDAFSLRVLSAVMYTETSPEGRDDVSVSNFADTKINASYEIIGRFPVDILIGLDLNLPTGETRLSADDLLLYLDPDLVSITQLGEGFNINPTLVLGREWERWAAGLGAGYVWRGSYDYSEEVEDYDPGNIFTLSAEVHYLLTSAWQARLFAQYADYGQDTVRDAAFYEEGDFMMIGVGLDYSAGPWETSVSLRSIQRAKSRFDEPSGGILKEEANSHGDEWVADLFCRYALDSRTTLKGLAQFLSIDANDYPRGEDLYVGERQKFALGLAVARQFLANLSGEVGVKGFIVDDDETWYHPTSGRRYRGLSAAVTFTGTF
- a CDS encoding CsgG/HfaB family protein, producing MHKCSRKALAGCVLILLMTVSPAWAGHVITEEERLWAREALQQEKALAASAAASDTIAVLNFANRTGAAELDPLQKGLAVMLITDLTQVSSLRVVERVRMQALVEELGLGVSGLVETGTAPRVGRLLRARWLAGGGMTADRAPVIDIRADVLEVPDSQILGQPAAQGPLAELFRMEKEILFGILALLKIEPSTEEEEALRRPLTISLEAFLRFAEGIDASDRGLYPKAAELYEKALEADPGFGTAAEALEELRSLGLIPPKRRSGAFLRSLRDRTSLTDRLSPDEVIRRERTPQDLDQLPQPLPEPPPPPERFQP
- a CDS encoding PKD domain-containing protein, translating into MKKTLLCALGCWVALLLPPGVAAAPDAYQPAVAHDPVNNSYLSVFADVFNATSSIYGELRDAAGEPAGDPVRLSGMDGAVMRQFPAVDRISENGHFLAVWSESAFLPDTNIRYWRVLGRLVAPDGLPLEGRIPITGYVSQGEMAPQVACSDGLCLVVWQTRACYSLGPTQICNQAIAAREVDANGTLVQEEAFLLTPSNEEVRLQAFPAVACDPASGRSLVIWQDDLNADSTGWDIHGRLVEAGGALIGDERILTAADADQTLPAVAFDRLGGRYLAVWTDGRNAEARGADIFGRLVGSEGDLIGDDFPISDTAAEAFDPAVVFLETGRRFLTAWQDDRGGELTGWDVYGRFLDAEGAADGLEIAVAATGGRDTRPALAYNPLDVSVLAAYETVQDDVPVQAYRVISARKPPTAAAGPDQSAEEGSLVTLDGSASAPWDPAAPIVSYQWIQVGGLPVALSGAESAVASFTAPLGGALGRLLAFLLVVTDSAGLQGADMALVRVTDLPLPPVAEAGPDQFVDEGTRVTLDGSLSRPSDPFYPIAAFRWRQTGGTPVSLSGAETAIATFTAPMVPLEGARLDFELEVRDASALASSDTVTITVDDRSPRTFRLTLPSGAYSEVGFPVEADPDLLHQITAQLGPYDIKRFRLFRWDPETGKNIEIVGPGWGAEQACVPGRGYWAIARDPATLDITGTPASIRRPCRVLLHPGWNQLAGPFFFDVGWNDRILVSDGTEESLIPVTAEENTLTSRVILEYDSATGQYAIASGLRMGRGYWIENLTPEDVELLIPPEPAALSNGSKTTEAGMGTYDGPPPPLPPEGLGKTRRRP